Proteins encoded by one window of Anaerosporomusa subterranea:
- a CDS encoding GerAB/ArcD/ProY family transporter yields MPNLEAKSKLTAVEFAILLAGVQMNVFAISFAPALETARGQAWLSVIMAGGVYCLAAWMMIRLGQRYPQKTIVEYMPEIWGKYLGGTMVWWFIVAVTLRLSASLQAFSREVTFFLFDRTPYEIIIITFVIAAAYCAVQDLGTIIRVTQIVFFIGNALSIILLLLSLSTFQITNVLPLWQGNWSQLAGGVVDDWLLFAGYSILFILMPQVSEQKQLGRTVGLAFGYCTVLFTAIILTIIGSQGINSALKSPFPLVTVIRAVEIPGTFLERLDTYLIVVKVLILYISVYTYLYVLAETLRRLYDYRDRRPFVLLLLPVIFFISDALHTTWLFALTIQIANAMGLIESFALIPLTLFLARRKKCADKQAV; encoded by the coding sequence ATGCCTAACTTGGAAGCAAAATCTAAGCTGACTGCCGTAGAGTTTGCGATTCTACTGGCCGGAGTTCAAATGAACGTTTTCGCGATTAGCTTTGCCCCGGCGCTGGAAACCGCCCGCGGTCAAGCTTGGTTGAGTGTCATTATGGCCGGCGGAGTGTATTGTCTGGCTGCATGGATGATGATCAGACTGGGACAGCGATATCCGCAAAAAACGATTGTCGAATATATGCCAGAAATATGGGGCAAATATCTGGGCGGAACAATGGTCTGGTGGTTCATTGTTGCCGTGACTTTGCGCTTGAGCGCCTCGCTGCAGGCCTTTAGCCGGGAAGTGACTTTCTTTCTTTTTGACCGAACACCTTATGAAATCATCATTATCACTTTTGTTATTGCAGCCGCTTATTGCGCTGTTCAGGATTTAGGGACAATTATCCGGGTGACGCAGATTGTATTTTTCATAGGCAATGCTTTGTCGATAATTCTGCTGCTACTGAGCTTAAGCACTTTCCAAATAACCAATGTCTTGCCATTATGGCAAGGGAATTGGTCTCAATTAGCTGGCGGGGTAGTTGATGATTGGCTGTTGTTTGCAGGCTATTCAATACTTTTTATTCTGATGCCCCAGGTAAGCGAGCAGAAACAGCTTGGCCGCACTGTAGGCTTAGCATTTGGTTATTGTACGGTACTGTTTACCGCTATCATTTTGACTATCATCGGCTCGCAGGGCATCAACTCAGCATTGAAGAGTCCGTTTCCACTAGTGACGGTTATCCGCGCGGTGGAAATCCCGGGAACCTTTCTGGAGCGTCTGGACACATATCTGATTGTCGTCAAGGTGCTCATTCTCTATATCAGCGTCTACACCTACTTGTATGTGTTGGCCGAGACGTTGCGCCGTCTCTATGATTATCGCGACCGCCGCCCATTTGTATTATTATTGCTGCCAGTCATTTTTTTTATCAGTGATGCGTTACACACCACTTGGCTATTCGCGTTGACTATACAAATTGCCAACGCGATGGGGCTGATCGAATCGTTTGCGCTGATTCCGTTAACGTTATTCTTGGCGAGGAGGAAGAAATGTGCTGACAAGCAAGCGGTGTGA
- a CDS encoding threonine/serine exporter family protein: MLIYKAVTVFCMGLAIGVLYRIPRAVLPYASGNGVFAWLVVTGLSALGAKLVLATFFGSLAAALSSELLARRLKKPATIFLLPGFIPLVPGREAYATMANIVNGHYTQGVAIGVQTVLIGGAIAFGIFASTTVYRLAVNYKAGIK; the protein is encoded by the coding sequence ATGCTTATCTATAAAGCGGTGACTGTGTTTTGTATGGGATTGGCCATCGGCGTTCTGTACCGTATTCCGCGTGCAGTGCTGCCGTATGCTAGTGGCAACGGAGTTTTCGCTTGGCTGGTTGTGACCGGACTCTCGGCGCTTGGTGCGAAGCTGGTTTTAGCTACTTTTTTTGGCAGTCTGGCTGCTGCTCTTTCTTCTGAACTATTGGCCCGCCGCTTGAAAAAGCCAGCCACGATTTTTCTTCTCCCTGGCTTTATTCCCTTGGTTCCAGGCCGGGAAGCGTATGCAACCATGGCGAATATCGTCAATGGTCACTATACACAGGGTGTCGCAATCGGGGTGCAAACCGTGCTGATTGGCGGCGCGATAGCGTTTGGCATCTTTGCCAGTACCACTGTCTATCGTCTGGCAGTCAATTACAAAGCAGGCATTAAATAA
- a CDS encoding Ger(x)C family spore germination protein produces the protein MLTSKRCEPKQLCAIGLLIVLCMILTGCWDQRELQDRGFVLASAIDANDESSSSLKQQRIESFAYPHGGSPYRLSLQMLRLGGQTSEEGSKKSNGGKTYVLSNTGHSLFEMARDMWGQSSKALWFEHQQAIIISEAALKHAGLAHFLDFFQRDSEMRWRTRIYITPGKARPLLEYEPPSGEPGGLFFTALSRQYGKDPHLPTFRTDLGFTTFDLDNGSDIILPRIEMVDNDVKVNGAALFKKDRLVGYIDEYAVKGQKYILGMEKSALITFECPLHPGGVTVFELYRHHTVLTPHVEGDSIYFTLDIAMRGNLGEATCALKHNTTGRQYQEDARQMFAQEVKRNIEYGRKTAQDLGVDVLNYSRLLKAKEPKTWEKIKDRWDEIFPTIPLIVSVNITILNVGEHQ, from the coding sequence GTGCTGACAAGCAAGCGGTGTGAGCCAAAGCAATTATGCGCCATTGGCCTACTGATTGTCCTCTGCATGATTTTGACCGGCTGCTGGGATCAGCGCGAATTACAGGATCGAGGTTTCGTCTTAGCCTCTGCCATCGATGCCAACGATGAAAGTTCCTCTTCTCTGAAACAGCAGCGAATTGAGAGCTTTGCTTATCCACATGGCGGCAGTCCATACCGCCTAAGTTTGCAGATGCTGCGCTTAGGCGGCCAGACAAGTGAGGAAGGCTCGAAGAAAAGCAACGGCGGTAAGACATATGTGCTTTCAAACACCGGTCATTCTCTGTTTGAGATGGCCAGAGACATGTGGGGGCAAAGCAGCAAGGCACTCTGGTTTGAACACCAGCAAGCTATTATTATCAGTGAGGCGGCTCTAAAACATGCAGGGCTGGCTCACTTTCTCGACTTCTTTCAGCGCGACAGTGAAATGCGCTGGAGAACCCGTATTTATATAACCCCGGGCAAAGCGCGGCCCCTGCTTGAGTACGAGCCGCCCAGCGGTGAACCAGGCGGATTATTCTTTACCGCTCTCTCCCGTCAGTACGGCAAAGATCCGCATTTGCCAACATTTAGAACCGATCTGGGGTTTACTACCTTTGACTTGGATAACGGCAGCGATATCATCCTGCCACGCATCGAAATGGTAGATAACGACGTCAAGGTAAATGGCGCCGCTCTATTTAAAAAGGACCGGCTGGTCGGCTATATTGATGAATATGCGGTTAAGGGACAAAAGTATATCCTCGGGATGGAGAAATCGGCGCTTATTACGTTTGAGTGCCCGCTCCATCCCGGCGGCGTGACCGTGTTTGAACTATATCGGCATCATACCGTTCTTACGCCGCATGTCGAAGGCGACTCCATCTACTTTACTTTGGACATTGCCATGCGAGGCAACCTGGGTGAGGCTACCTGCGCGCTTAAGCATAATACGACCGGCAGACAGTACCAAGAGGATGCGCGTCAGATGTTTGCGCAGGAAGTGAAGCGCAATATCGAATATGGCCGCAAAACCGCTCAGGATTTAGGAGTTGACGTTCTAAATTATTCCCGGTTGCTGAAAGCAAAGGAACCTAAGACTTGGGAGAAAATAAAAGATCGCTGGGATGAAATATTCCCAACGATTCCATTAATTGTTTCGGTCAACATAACCATCTTAAATGTAGGAGAACATCAATAG
- a CDS encoding SpoIID/LytB domain-containing protein: MRNIKWQLLIAVLVIAAVSLSGCNLFKSPQKKPDAPQQQPQQTANAKEPDITVYMHETGEKKTMKMEDYIAGVVAGEMKPDWPVTALAAQAIIARTFTLEAIETKGGVKERGTQASTDIKEFQAYSGKAVNDNVRKAVEMTRGMVAVYQGKPIKSWFHASAGGKTATAKEGLAYNDPEPPYIQSVQSPDDLAPDDVKNWEVSFTKDEVIAALTKTGKKVSDISSLVIGQKGPSGRATMFTVNNSEQISAPPLRVALDSTKLKSLLLDKVEVSEDHVIFSGKGYGHGVGMSQWGANKMAVDGKKPEDIITHYFKGVTVEKRWQ; this comes from the coding sequence AGCCGCCGTTAGTCTTAGCGGCTGTAATCTGTTTAAGTCACCGCAAAAGAAACCAGACGCGCCGCAGCAACAGCCGCAACAAACTGCAAATGCAAAGGAACCGGACATTACTGTCTATATGCATGAGACAGGTGAGAAAAAGACGATGAAGATGGAAGACTATATCGCCGGGGTGGTCGCCGGTGAGATGAAGCCGGATTGGCCGGTAACGGCGCTGGCGGCTCAGGCGATTATCGCCCGGACCTTTACCCTTGAGGCGATTGAAACAAAAGGCGGCGTTAAAGAGCGCGGCACACAGGCGTCGACAGATATAAAAGAATTTCAAGCCTATAGCGGCAAAGCAGTCAATGACAATGTGCGAAAAGCAGTAGAAATGACTCGCGGCATGGTGGCGGTTTACCAGGGTAAGCCAATTAAGTCCTGGTTTCATGCCAGCGCTGGCGGCAAGACTGCTACTGCCAAAGAAGGGCTGGCGTACAATGATCCTGAACCACCCTATATTCAATCGGTACAATCACCTGACGACTTGGCGCCGGATGATGTAAAGAATTGGGAAGTCAGCTTCACGAAAGACGAAGTCATTGCCGCTCTGACGAAGACAGGTAAGAAGGTTAGCGATATATCAAGCCTGGTGATTGGGCAAAAGGGCCCATCTGGCCGGGCAACGATGTTTACAGTCAATAACAGCGAGCAGATATCGGCTCCGCCGCTCCGGGTTGCACTGGATAGCACGAAGCTCAAGTCGCTGCTGTTAGACAAGGTCGAAGTATCCGAGGATCACGTCATCTTTAGCGGTAAGGGCTACGGCCACGGTGTTGGCATGTCCCAATGGGGGGCAAACAAGATGGCTGTTGACGGGAAGAAGCCAGAGGATATTATCACCCATTACTTCAAAGGCGTAACAGTAGAAAAACGCTGGCAATAA
- a CDS encoding S1 RNA-binding domain-containing protein, translated as MSIEVGSIVEGVVTGITNFGAFIELPGGKVGLIHISEVADVYVRDVKDFLKEQDRVKVKVLSIDDRGKIGLSIKQLQPPAPRKPANDFRRPMHRVGAVSFEDKLNKFLKDSDERLTDLKRNTDSKRGGRGGARKAE; from the coding sequence ATGTCCATTGAAGTTGGCAGTATTGTTGAGGGAGTAGTGACAGGAATCACGAACTTCGGAGCGTTTATCGAACTGCCGGGGGGAAAGGTCGGTCTGATTCACATCTCAGAAGTGGCCGATGTTTACGTCCGTGATGTGAAGGATTTTCTTAAAGAACAAGACCGCGTTAAAGTAAAAGTGCTGTCAATAGACGATCGCGGCAAAATCGGCTTGTCGATTAAACAGCTTCAGCCTCCCGCGCCACGAAAACCTGCCAACGATTTTAGACGTCCGATGCATCGGGTTGGCGCCGTTTCCTTTGAAGATAAGCTAAATAAATTTCTAAAAGACAGTGACGAACGTCTTACCGACCTGAAACGGAACACTGATTCCAAGCGGGGCGGCAGAGGCGGCGCGCGCAAAGCCGAATAA
- the spoIIE gene encoding stage II sporulation protein E, with product MSKGNVATLERGAVLPSGSRWRVKPSLFLSVSVISRILASCLSKDMIALNLLAFLLGRISIMGELMPFGLAYFIAVTRKKRVGALAVGAWTLAGSLSIGYSTESAWYLLSMVSYLWLTAHETRWQKKMWTIPVIVIVGAGIIGATLLLWQSISLYQLLLVGFNLAASLVLATIFSTVLPLLDSAGSRQASEEQVVCLIILLAAGIAGVGQVQLMGYSLRNALSGFFIMVITLQGGVGIGVSVGTAVGIVTGLNEGNITLTVAYYALASLVSGAFSSLGKFAIALGYITGCVIAVSYFTTNERILVVLVETITGALLFLAVPSSWWDTWRKKVCQAEPMPVSPNQAVTVAAVKLSQISEMFIDLAGIFGQTRETALEPTEDIRQVIDRLGAQVCRTCSKKDECWESQFYSTYQAFLDLMSLPPNGKLDTRALPQTLKDSCQRQQQLLMAASEIIEHNRVMFFWQKRAMEHRAMLAEQMRSAGSIVATLATEIQRVSIADRQAELYLSAATLAAGCELESIKISGRGCGLRILGRKEPCNGDQACMNKVMPLVAETLGKRLTVTGECGSRLLHRKCRLTMSAASRYAVDVGAAAIAKNLHDISGDTCSMSEAGQGRVAAIISDGMGSGAHAARESQAAVQFLEKLLAADFSVDAAVKSVNAMLLLRLPGECYATIDIAIFDLYSGEVEFLKTGSAVSYIKRVREVSVVQSTSLPVGIIEQVEIEPQRRQLAPGDTVVMVSDGVTEADRQKPRRDWVANFLRMAPDDNPQQLANLLIEQAQKLAGTSVNDDMTVLVIKVHERLGSM from the coding sequence ATGTCTAAAGGGAATGTCGCAACACTGGAAAGAGGTGCGGTTCTACCGTCTGGATCACGCTGGCGCGTCAAACCATCTTTGTTTTTGTCAGTAAGCGTGATTAGCAGAATTCTTGCTTCCTGCTTAAGTAAAGACATGATAGCGCTTAATCTGCTAGCTTTCTTACTAGGACGTATATCTATCATGGGAGAATTGATGCCATTCGGGCTGGCATACTTCATCGCCGTCACCAGAAAAAAACGAGTAGGCGCACTCGCCGTAGGGGCCTGGACTTTGGCCGGGTCTTTATCGATTGGCTATTCAACCGAATCTGCTTGGTATTTATTGAGTATGGTTTCCTATCTTTGGCTAACTGCTCATGAGACTAGATGGCAGAAGAAAATGTGGACTATCCCGGTTATTGTTATCGTTGGCGCGGGGATAATTGGCGCTACACTCCTGCTCTGGCAGTCAATCAGTTTGTATCAATTGCTGTTGGTGGGTTTTAATCTCGCTGCCAGTCTGGTTCTGGCGACGATTTTTTCCACCGTTCTGCCGTTGCTAGATTCTGCTGGGTCCAGACAAGCTAGTGAAGAACAGGTAGTGTGTTTGATTATCCTGTTGGCGGCTGGCATTGCCGGGGTGGGACAAGTCCAATTGATGGGCTATAGTTTACGCAATGCATTGAGCGGCTTCTTTATCATGGTTATCACGCTGCAGGGAGGAGTGGGGATTGGTGTGTCTGTTGGCACAGCAGTTGGTATTGTCACAGGATTAAACGAGGGAAATATTACTCTGACAGTAGCCTATTACGCGCTTGCTTCACTAGTGAGTGGCGCTTTCAGCAGTCTAGGTAAGTTTGCGATAGCGCTCGGTTATATAACTGGTTGTGTAATTGCGGTGTCGTATTTTACGACGAATGAACGGATACTGGTTGTTCTTGTCGAAACCATTACCGGTGCTTTGCTATTCTTAGCTGTTCCCAGCAGTTGGTGGGATACTTGGCGAAAGAAGGTGTGTCAAGCCGAGCCGATGCCAGTCAGTCCTAACCAAGCTGTAACTGTTGCTGCGGTTAAGCTTAGCCAAATTTCAGAGATGTTTATTGATTTGGCAGGCATATTTGGGCAGACTAGGGAAACGGCGCTTGAGCCAACTGAAGATATTCGACAAGTAATTGACCGTTTAGGTGCTCAGGTCTGTAGGACATGCTCTAAGAAAGATGAATGCTGGGAAAGTCAATTTTATAGTACGTACCAAGCGTTTCTTGACTTAATGTCATTGCCGCCCAATGGTAAACTAGATACTCGGGCCTTGCCGCAAACGCTTAAGGATTCCTGTCAACGTCAACAGCAGTTATTGATGGCTGCGAGCGAAATCATCGAACACAATCGGGTAATGTTCTTCTGGCAAAAGCGAGCGATGGAGCACCGTGCTATGCTGGCGGAGCAGATGCGCTCAGCGGGCAGCATTGTTGCTACTCTCGCTACTGAGATTCAACGTGTTTCCATTGCGGACAGGCAGGCTGAGCTTTATTTATCCGCAGCGACACTAGCGGCAGGGTGTGAACTCGAATCCATAAAAATATCCGGGCGCGGCTGTGGATTACGAATTCTTGGCCGCAAAGAACCCTGTAATGGCGATCAGGCTTGTATGAACAAAGTAATGCCCTTGGTTGCCGAGACACTTGGCAAACGGCTGACTGTTACAGGAGAATGTGGCAGTAGATTGCTGCACCGGAAATGTCGGCTAACGATGAGTGCCGCTAGCCGCTATGCGGTTGATGTTGGCGCAGCGGCGATAGCAAAGAATTTACACGATATTTCTGGTGATACTTGCTCTATGTCAGAAGCAGGGCAAGGCAGGGTAGCTGCCATTATTAGCGACGGTATGGGCAGTGGTGCACATGCTGCTCGCGAAAGTCAGGCAGCAGTACAATTCCTCGAAAAGCTGCTTGCCGCCGACTTTTCCGTTGATGCGGCAGTTAAGTCAGTCAATGCCATGTTATTGCTGCGACTACCAGGAGAATGCTATGCGACGATCGATATAGCAATCTTTGACTTATATAGCGGTGAGGTCGAATTTCTCAAAACAGGGTCGGCAGTTAGCTATATCAAGCGAGTTCGCGAAGTGTCGGTTGTTCAAAGTACATCGCTGCCTGTCGGTATTATCGAGCAAGTGGAAATTGAGCCACAGCGTCGCCAACTGGCGCCAGGTGACACAGTTGTTATGGTCAGCGACGGGGTCACAGAAGCAGACAGACAAAAGCCCAGACGTGATTGGGTAGCAAACTTTCTGCGGATGGCGCCTGACGATAATCCGCAACAGCTGGCCAATCTGCTGATCGAACAAGCGCAGAAACTGGCTGGCACATCGGTAAATGATGATATGACGGTTTTGGTGATCAAGGTGCATGAACGGCTTGGCAGCATGTAA
- a CDS encoding FtsB family cell division protein, translating to MPAPKRYKIKWFNLALLLLSAYFCYLVTDRYLEMSSIQRETSAVSQQLEQAQTVNQQLQAERDRLLAPAYVEKLAREQLGLVKPGELPYVPSGKK from the coding sequence ATGCCTGCGCCCAAGCGATACAAAATCAAGTGGTTTAACTTGGCGCTACTGCTGCTGAGTGCTTATTTTTGCTATCTTGTTACCGATCGGTATCTAGAAATGTCGTCAATCCAGCGGGAAACCAGTGCTGTCAGCCAGCAGCTAGAACAAGCCCAGACAGTCAATCAACAACTTCAGGCTGAACGTGATCGGCTGTTGGCTCCGGCCTATGTTGAAAAACTTGCCCGCGAACAGCTTGGCCTAGTGAAACCTGGCGAATTGCCTTACGTTCCGTCTGGGAAAAAGTAA
- a CDS encoding threonine/serine exporter family protein, with the protein MENVSLTLDQMTEFAVSAGAIMLRNGADTSRVEETMGHIARSCGAVNVESFVVPTGVFLSVTGADGKTLTSMRRIAERTINLDRIAKVNELSRRLADQRMQFHVAKTILASIAKERTGFPILPTIFASGVLGGGFAVLHDGGLPETIAAFGSAMLVRLIAHVITRLHGVRFTFEFLGGSAAALIGVSLALLRPEWNSEIMISGGIIPLVPGVAITNSIRDVIAGDLISGLSRGLEAALTAVAVAMGVVLILTMFAY; encoded by the coding sequence ATGGAAAACGTCAGTTTAACGCTCGACCAAATGACTGAATTTGCCGTTTCAGCCGGCGCAATTATGTTGCGAAACGGGGCTGATACCTCGCGGGTGGAAGAAACGATGGGTCATATCGCCAGGTCGTGCGGAGCCGTCAATGTTGAGAGCTTTGTCGTTCCGACCGGCGTATTTCTGAGTGTAACCGGCGCAGACGGCAAAACACTCACAAGTATGCGGCGCATAGCAGAGCGGACAATTAATTTGGATCGGATTGCAAAGGTGAATGAATTATCCCGGCGTTTGGCTGATCAGAGGATGCAGTTTCACGTAGCCAAGACAATCTTGGCTTCTATTGCGAAAGAACGCACTGGTTTTCCGATACTCCCCACCATTTTTGCCTCTGGTGTGCTCGGCGGCGGCTTTGCTGTCTTGCACGACGGCGGATTACCGGAAACAATTGCTGCGTTTGGCTCAGCTATGCTGGTGCGATTAATTGCGCATGTTATTACACGGCTGCATGGAGTGCGCTTTACATTTGAATTTCTGGGCGGTTCTGCCGCTGCACTGATTGGAGTGAGTTTGGCGCTGCTCCGCCCAGAGTGGAACAGCGAGATTATGATATCTGGCGGCATAATTCCCCTTGTGCCCGGGGTCGCAATCACCAATTCGATTCGGGATGTTATCGCCGGTGATTTGATAAGCGGCTTGTCGCGTGGCCTCGAGGCGGCTCTGACTGCTGTCGCAGTCGCTATGGGGGTAGTTCTTATTCTGACCATGTTTGCGTATTGA
- a CDS encoding YabP/YqfC family sporulation protein — translation MPADDKNPQWRHQIILTDREEMLVEGVLGLGSFDEREISMDTEQGSLLIKGEELDIKQLNLDKGSVVIEGLIKLISYDDETRSKKGLLGRLLK, via the coding sequence ATGCCAGCTGACGATAAAAATCCTCAATGGCGCCATCAGATTATCCTCACCGATCGTGAGGAAATGCTGGTAGAAGGCGTGCTCGGTCTGGGTAGTTTTGATGAACGGGAAATCTCCATGGATACAGAACAGGGATCGTTGCTGATTAAAGGCGAAGAATTGGATATCAAGCAACTGAACCTGGATAAGGGCAGTGTTGTCATTGAGGGTTTAATTAAGCTGATTTCCTATGATGATGAAACACGCAGTAAAAAGGGTCTGCTGGGCCGCTTACTGAAATAG
- the yabQ gene encoding spore cortex biosynthesis protein YabQ: MNEQLYTFLLLAATGAVLAFVFDCYRVTRNTLKLRRFATALGDLFYWLLATVVVFLALLKGNWGEIRFFVFLALFSGAGLYFRFLSVYATLILGKTARTIGKILRLVGVVISYLLIRPILLPTRWVYRRAISGGTRLFRWATVPKDGKPPEV, from the coding sequence ATGAACGAGCAACTATATACATTTCTCTTGCTAGCGGCAACCGGAGCGGTGTTGGCCTTTGTATTCGACTGCTACCGAGTAACCCGCAATACACTTAAATTGCGGCGGTTTGCCACAGCTCTCGGAGACCTGTTTTATTGGCTGTTGGCGACAGTCGTAGTATTCCTGGCCTTGCTCAAAGGGAACTGGGGAGAAATCCGGTTTTTTGTTTTTCTTGCGCTATTTTCCGGAGCTGGTCTTTACTTCCGCTTTCTTAGTGTTTATGCAACGTTAATTCTCGGGAAAACCGCCAGAACCATTGGTAAAATTCTTCGACTCGTTGGAGTAGTCATCAGCTATCTTCTTATCCGGCCTATACTATTGCCAACACGCTGGGTTTACCGTCGCGCTATTTCAGGAGGAACAAGACTATTTCGTTGGGCGACCGTCCCTAAGGACGGAAAACCGCCAGAAGTATAA
- a CDS encoding spore germination protein produces the protein MTNQPRRFGKLSAVVDGASRQIASTRLADLRRIILQAREIAQEMATLGGLLARGTAEANQPFLFTPNLSVNESQLRKVFTDCQDVVFRRFTLAGRAARLIYIDGLCDKDLLERGVLQPLLSQINLDFGSGLLETLARYLTVPDLDAPANAGKAIQAILMGSALIMVDGIDEVVTVDVAKYVKRAIEQPKSEGGNVRGPQDAFNETIKDGVALLRRRLANANLKVHYSSIGYLTKTTVAVVYISNLVKPGLVETVEQRLASIQTDAVFFSATVGEFLANRNWSPFPQIFATERPETVAMGLCEGRVGILVDNTPFAIIVPCTFTSMLQTSDDYTLQPIIASLIRITRHISAIMAIFLMPLYIAMISFHPGTLPVSLAISIAELRAKTPFPTLIEVLFMEGLLEIFQESIVRLPIRLAGAASMLGAFVIGNTVVQAGLINPLLVVATASTAIASYTMPSPNLSQAMRWLRIPAIFAAAVLGLYGIALAWLLMVVHACSLRSFGESFLGNLFNVSLWQDWKDNVVRMPAVLQKTRPKVYGAKKEDRSGIDNA, from the coding sequence ATGACGAATCAGCCCCGCCGTTTTGGTAAATTATCTGCTGTTGTCGATGGGGCGTCTAGACAGATCGCCAGCACGCGACTTGCTGATTTACGCAGGATCATCCTCCAAGCGCGCGAAATCGCGCAGGAAATGGCTACTTTGGGTGGACTGCTGGCGCGAGGCACTGCTGAAGCCAATCAGCCGTTTCTCTTTACCCCAAACCTATCTGTGAACGAAAGTCAATTACGTAAGGTATTTACAGACTGTCAGGATGTCGTTTTCCGCCGCTTTACACTTGCCGGCAGGGCCGCGCGGCTGATCTACATCGACGGTCTTTGTGATAAAGACCTGCTGGAACGCGGCGTGCTACAACCGCTGTTGAGTCAAATAAATCTTGATTTCGGGTCAGGCCTGCTGGAAACCTTAGCTCGCTATCTGACTGTTCCTGACTTAGATGCTCCTGCAAACGCCGGTAAAGCCATTCAGGCGATACTTATGGGTAGTGCTTTGATAATGGTAGACGGAATCGACGAAGTTGTGACTGTCGACGTCGCGAAATATGTTAAGCGAGCTATTGAGCAACCCAAAAGTGAAGGCGGCAATGTTCGCGGACCACAGGATGCGTTCAATGAGACAATAAAAGATGGCGTGGCACTGTTGCGGCGGCGGTTGGCAAACGCGAATCTAAAAGTCCATTACAGCTCAATCGGCTATCTAACGAAAACGACAGTTGCCGTCGTTTATATCTCGAATCTGGTTAAACCCGGTCTGGTAGAAACCGTTGAACAGCGTTTGGCATCGATTCAGACTGATGCCGTCTTTTTTTCCGCAACCGTCGGCGAGTTTCTTGCAAATCGTAACTGGTCTCCCTTTCCGCAAATTTTCGCCACCGAGCGACCGGAAACGGTTGCCATGGGATTATGTGAAGGCCGCGTTGGCATCTTGGTGGATAATACTCCCTTCGCCATAATCGTTCCCTGCACATTTACTTCGATGCTACAGACGTCGGATGACTATACTCTACAACCGATTATTGCCAGCCTGATTCGCATAACCCGCCATATATCGGCCATCATGGCGATATTTTTGATGCCGCTGTATATCGCAATGATCTCATTCCATCCCGGCACTCTGCCTGTATCTCTGGCAATTTCCATTGCCGAGCTTCGCGCTAAGACACCGTTTCCGACACTAATAGAGGTCTTGTTTATGGAGGGCCTGTTAGAAATATTTCAGGAGTCGATCGTTCGTCTGCCAATTCGTTTGGCTGGAGCCGCCAGTATGTTGGGCGCCTTTGTTATCGGCAACACGGTCGTGCAGGCAGGGTTAATCAATCCTTTGCTGGTAGTGGCAACCGCATCCACAGCTATCGCTTCTTACACCATGCCGTCCCCTAATCTGTCACAGGCAATGCGGTGGCTGCGGATTCCGGCGATCTTTGCGGCGGCTGTTCTTGGTTTGTATGGGATTGCGCTAGCGTGGCTATTGATGGTCGTTCATGCCTGCTCTCTGCGCAGCTTTGGCGAGTCCTTTCTAGGCAATTTATTTAATGTGTCGCTTTGGCAAGACTGGAAAGACAATGTGGTGCGAATGCCGGCTGTTCTGCAGAAAACTCGCCCAAAAGTGTACGGCGCAAAAAAAGAAGATCGGAGTGGAATTGACAATGCCTAA